Proteins co-encoded in one Alphaproteobacteria bacterium genomic window:
- the thiL gene encoding thiamine-phosphate kinase, translating into MREHERIAAYFAPLSGGEAGAFGLRDDAAVLTPPAHQQLVITTDSVIEGIHLPHGATAEQFAHKLIRRNLSDLAAMGATPWRYLLNVSTPSIDMAWLHSFTETLATLQNEFGMVLIGGDSTGGKTIHLTATMLGLVTTPLTRSGAKVGDGIFVTGRIGDAAMALKTLTSASPELLARYYRPTPRLDVGQKLHGVATACIDISDGLVADLGHVCAASNVGAVIDVAQIPFSPDGDITTMLTGGDDYELLFTASGAVPACDVAITRIGTIVAQHGVVIHGYDGPKTGYSH; encoded by the coding sequence ATGCGTGAGCATGAACGCATCGCAGCTTACTTTGCGCCACTGAGTGGTGGTGAAGCAGGTGCATTTGGGCTGAGAGATGATGCTGCTGTTCTAACACCGCCCGCGCATCAGCAACTGGTGATTACCACCGATAGTGTGATTGAAGGCATCCATTTGCCGCACGGCGCTACGGCGGAGCAGTTCGCACATAAATTGATTCGCCGCAATCTCTCTGACCTTGCAGCGATGGGCGCAACACCATGGCGTTACCTGCTGAATGTTAGCACGCCGAGCATTGATATGGCGTGGTTACACAGCTTCACGGAAACACTTGCGACATTGCAAAACGAATTCGGCATGGTGCTCATTGGTGGTGATTCAACGGGCGGCAAAACCATTCATCTTACCGCAACCATGCTTGGGCTTGTTACTACGCCCCTTACTCGCTCTGGTGCTAAAGTTGGTGATGGAATTTTTGTGACGGGACGAATTGGCGATGCAGCGATGGCCCTTAAAACACTGACTAGTGCTTCACCTGAATTGCTGGCACGTTACTATCGCCCAACTCCGCGATTGGATGTGGGGCAAAAGCTACATGGCGTGGCTACAGCATGTATTGATATTTCCGATGGGCTGGTTGCTGATCTGGGTCATGTATGTGCCGCAAGTAATGTGGGCGCGGTCATTGATGTTGCGCAGATTCCATTTTCACCCGATGGCGATATCACCACCATGCTCACAGGCGGGGATGATTATGAATTGCTATTCACCGCCTCAGGCGCAGTTCCAGCATGCGATGTAGCCATCACGCGTATTGGCACGATTGTCGCGCAGCATGGCGTAGTGATCCATGGATATGACGGACCCAAAACGGGTTATTCGCACTAA
- a CDS encoding outer membrane protein assembly factor BamE, producing the protein MKHTLLITILFVTASCSPIVEQRGHSPAKEDFAQVIVGQSRSEDVQAVLGSPTVTSSYGEKIWYYISTRKETKAFFAPEITNQRVVAVIFDADDTVKDIERYKKEDGKPVELVSKETPAEGRKMGVIEQLLGNFGRFNAPGRSVNPAGSPGRI; encoded by the coding sequence TTGAAACATACACTCCTTATAACGATACTGTTTGTAACTGCAAGTTGCTCGCCGATTGTCGAACAGCGCGGCCATAGCCCTGCTAAAGAAGATTTCGCGCAAGTGATAGTTGGGCAAAGCCGTTCCGAAGATGTGCAAGCTGTGCTTGGTAGCCCGACCGTAACCTCCAGCTACGGCGAGAAGATCTGGTATTACATTTCCACACGCAAAGAGACCAAGGCCTTCTTCGCGCCAGAGATCACCAATCAGCGCGTTGTTGCAGTGATTTTCGATGCAGATGATACGGTGAAAGATATCGAGCGATACAAGAAAGAAGACGGCAAACCCGTCGAGCTAGTATCTAAAGAAACGCCTGCGGAAGGCCGCAAAATGGGCGTCATAGAGCAGTTGCTGGGCAACTTTGGCCGATTCAACGCGCCTGGCCGATCGGTGAATCCAGCGGGTAGTCCTGGTCGTATTTAG
- a CDS encoding 2-dehydropantoate 2-reductase produces the protein MKIAIYGAGAMGCLIGGLCARAGYDVTFIARGKQHDALQRKGLTLITGNERWNGKVKVFEHPRDAGSTDVVMLTTKAHQLPTIAPNIAPLLHDDTIIMPSVNGVPWWYFQCHGGPYDGRTLKSVDPDGTLTKYIDAKRIIGSVNYLAGTLVEPGVVEYMPKYQFTIGELTRTITPRVQQLGAVFQKAGLEVKVTETIREDIWHKVWGNSAFNPIGALTHGTMAQLARDYHDLDLVLSVMNETRIISEALDIAIPQTPKARVEMASKIGYHKTSMQQDIEAGRPTEIDAIIGAVREIGLWIEMPTPYLNALYSLVKMKEQFYRPDGAGHVTLPARKDAAAS, from the coding sequence ATGAAAATTGCGATTTACGGTGCAGGCGCTATGGGCTGCCTGATTGGTGGTTTGTGCGCGCGCGCAGGGTATGATGTGACCTTCATCGCGCGTGGTAAACAGCATGACGCGTTACAGCGCAAGGGCCTCACGTTGATTACTGGCAATGAGCGCTGGAATGGTAAGGTGAAAGTTTTTGAGCATCCGCGTGATGCTGGTAGCACGGATGTCGTGATGCTCACCACTAAAGCGCACCAACTGCCAACGATTGCTCCCAATATCGCGCCACTACTACATGACGACACGATCATCATGCCATCGGTGAATGGTGTGCCATGGTGGTATTTCCAATGTCATGGCGGACCCTATGATGGCAGAACACTCAAGAGTGTTGACCCTGATGGAACACTCACCAAATATATTGATGCAAAGCGCATCATCGGTAGCGTGAACTATCTGGCAGGCACGTTGGTGGAGCCAGGCGTCGTTGAGTATATGCCAAAATATCAATTCACCATTGGCGAGTTAACGCGCACGATTACGCCACGCGTGCAACAGCTAGGTGCGGTGTTCCAGAAGGCAGGTTTAGAAGTCAAAGTCACCGAAACGATTCGCGAGGATATCTGGCATAAAGTCTGGGGCAATAGCGCATTCAACCCGATTGGCGCGCTTACCCACGGCACGATGGCGCAACTCGCGCGCGACTATCACGATCTTGATTTAGTGCTCTCCGTCATGAATGAAACGCGTATTATAAGTGAAGCGCTTGATATCGCTATTCCGCAGACCCCTAAAGCGCGTGTCGAGATGGCGAGTAAAATTGGCTATCACAAAACCAGTATGCAGCAGGATATCGAAGCAGGCAGACCGACGGAGATTGATGCGATCATCGGTGCGGTACGTGAAATCGGCTTATGGATTGAAATGCCAACACCCTATCTCAACGCTCTTTATTCATTAGTAAAAATGAAAGAGCAGTTCTATCGCCCAGACGGCGCTGGCCACGTAACGTTACCCGCCCGCAAAGACGCGGCTGCTTCCTGA
- a CDS encoding SCO family protein yields the protein MKRSVLSWLVMVLALAGLMAYVGPTFFNVTSPPVKSTGKALIGGAFTLVDGTGNTVTEKSFAGKYMLVFFGFTHCPDICPTSLLVTKNALEKIGSKAEKLTPIFITIDPERDTVDVVGRYVQNFGTQFVGLSGTPEQIKQAADAYKVYYQKVEDKDSGIGYVMDHSGFIYLMDPEGNYVTHFPHTISEQALAEALGNYL from the coding sequence ATGAAACGTTCTGTTCTATCGTGGTTGGTGATGGTGTTGGCTCTAGCGGGCCTGATGGCCTATGTCGGCCCTACCTTTTTTAACGTTACTTCCCCACCCGTTAAGAGCACAGGTAAGGCACTGATTGGTGGTGCATTCACGCTGGTGGATGGCACGGGGAACACCGTTACGGAAAAGAGCTTCGCTGGGAAATATATGCTGGTGTTCTTCGGGTTCACCCACTGCCCCGACATTTGCCCTACTTCATTATTGGTCACTAAAAACGCATTGGAAAAGATCGGCAGTAAAGCTGAAAAGCTTACACCCATTTTCATTACCATCGACCCTGAGCGCGATACGGTGGATGTGGTTGGGCGTTATGTGCAGAATTTTGGCACACAGTTTGTGGGCCTTAGTGGTACGCCTGAGCAAATCAAGCAAGCGGCAGATGCATATAAAGTTTACTATCAAAAGGTCGAGGATAAAGACTCAGGCATTGGCTATGTGATGGACCATTCTGGCTTCATTTACCTGATGGACCCAGAAGGTAATTACGTTACGCATTTTCCACACACTATTAGTGAGCAGGCACTAGCTGAAGCACTTGGTAACTACCTATGA
- a CDS encoding copper chaperone PCu(A)C, which produces MMRLLALSIVSIFFVAAFGERAFSKDSDTFMAHDAWAPPSLDGASVGTAFATLHNPTDTAIEVKSFASDVAKTVELHDHVMENGMMKMRRVDPVVIPAKGQIVMKPGSYHVMLIGLKRPLLDGETVSVTITPQKGAAQTITFPVSQARLLEALKSRNSSKHAH; this is translated from the coding sequence ATGATGCGTCTTCTCGCACTTTCGATTGTGAGTATATTTTTCGTGGCAGCCTTTGGTGAGCGCGCATTCTCGAAGGACTCAGACACATTCATGGCGCATGATGCATGGGCCCCACCTTCGCTTGATGGCGCGTCGGTCGGTACGGCGTTTGCGACATTGCATAACCCCACTGATACCGCAATTGAGGTAAAATCCTTTGCCTCTGACGTTGCCAAGACCGTGGAATTACACGATCACGTGATGGAAAATGGCATGATGAAAATGCGCCGCGTGGATCCTGTGGTGATTCCAGCTAAGGGCCAGATCGTTATGAAGCCGGGCAGCTATCACGTAATGTTGATTGGTTTGAAGCGGCCACTCCTTGACGGTGAGACCGTTAGCGTGACGATTACGCCGCAAAAAGGCGCCGCGCAGACCATCACTTTTCCTGTAAGCCAAGCACGCTTGCTTGAGGCATTAAAGTCGCGTAATAGCTCTAAGCATGCACATTGA
- the gmk gene encoding guanylate kinase has translation MHIDNAKRRGLMFVLSSPSGAGKTTLSRKLLASEPGVSMSVSVTTRPMRPGEEHGRDYYFVNNVTFDAQVRNGDLLEHATVFDYQYGTPRVHVMDALEQGKDVLFDIDWQGTRQLAERCRDDLVSVFILPPSLKELERRLRSRAQDSEAVVKKRMAKATHEISHWQEYDYVIVNDNLDEALVLIRKILEAERLKRTRQEYLAGFIDRLCKEV, from the coding sequence ATGCACATTGATAATGCTAAACGTCGTGGATTAATGTTCGTGCTTTCCTCGCCCTCTGGCGCTGGCAAGACAACCTTATCACGTAAATTACTTGCCTCAGAGCCTGGGGTGAGCATGTCTGTTTCCGTGACGACGCGCCCAATGCGCCCCGGTGAAGAGCACGGCAGAGACTACTATTTCGTCAATAACGTGACATTCGACGCACAGGTGCGCAACGGCGATTTGCTCGAGCACGCCACAGTTTTTGACTATCAGTATGGAACGCCGCGCGTGCATGTGATGGACGCGCTGGAACAAGGTAAGGATGTCTTGTTCGATATTGACTGGCAAGGCACACGACAATTGGCAGAACGCTGTCGCGATGATTTGGTGAGTGTTTTTATTTTACCCCCGTCACTGAAGGAATTGGAACGCCGCTTACGCAGCCGCGCCCAAGATTCCGAAGCGGTTGTTAAGAAGCGCATGGCGAAGGCAACCCATGAAATTAGCCATTGGCAGGAATATGATTACGTCATTGTGAATGATAATCTCGACGAAGCCTTGGTGCTGATTCGCAAGATTCTAGAAGCTGAGCGCTTAAAGCGCACCCGCCAAGAATATCTGGCTGGCTTTATCGACAGGCTTTGTAAAGAAGTATGA
- the rsmA gene encoding 16S rRNA (adenine(1518)-N(6)/adenine(1519)-N(6))-dimethyltransferase RsmA, with product MSLAPLKSVIDSHGLMTKKSLGQHFLLDAGLLQHIVRLAGDLRGVNAIEVGPGPGGLTRALLVSECASVTAIEMDRRCIPILQELTQHFAIPFRLHEADALTFDMQQIPSPRAIVANLPYNVGTELIAAWLQQLAIDPSSYRSITVMLQKEVAERIAAPVGSKAYGRMSVLAQWLCHADVVLDVPPEAFLPPPKVMSSILRLVPRAKPLAPANVQALEKVVAAAFNQRRKMLRKALGSLGVDAAALCDKAGIDETLRAEQCSVEMFCALANAFRAS from the coding sequence ATGAGTTTAGCGCCACTCAAATCCGTTATCGATTCGCATGGGCTGATGACCAAGAAATCCCTTGGCCAGCACTTCCTGCTTGATGCGGGATTGCTGCAGCATATTGTGCGATTAGCTGGCGATTTGCGCGGGGTAAATGCTATAGAGGTCGGCCCAGGCCCTGGTGGATTAACGCGGGCGCTACTTGTCAGTGAGTGTGCCAGTGTCACCGCCATTGAGATGGACCGTCGCTGCATTCCGATTCTGCAGGAACTAACGCAGCATTTTGCCATACCGTTTAGGCTACATGAAGCGGACGCGCTGACATTTGATATGCAGCAGATCCCTTCACCCCGCGCGATTGTGGCGAACCTGCCTTATAATGTTGGCACCGAATTGATTGCAGCATGGCTGCAGCAACTTGCAATCGACCCTAGCAGCTATCGTAGCATCACGGTCATGTTGCAGAAAGAGGTGGCTGAGCGTATTGCCGCACCAGTTGGCAGCAAAGCCTATGGGCGTATGTCGGTTCTCGCGCAGTGGTTATGTCATGCCGACGTAGTGCTGGACGTGCCGCCCGAGGCATTCTTACCGCCGCCGAAAGTGATGTCGTCTATTTTGCGATTAGTGCCGCGTGCTAAGCCGCTTGCGCCAGCGAATGTACAAGCACTCGAGAAAGTAGTGGCAGCCGCTTTTAACCAGCGCCGCAAAATGCTGCGCAAAGCGCTTGGTTCATTGGGTGTGGATGCTGCAGCATTATGCGACAAAGCAGGTATTGATGAAACGCTACGCGCCGAGCAATGCAGTGTCGAAATGTTTTGCGCACTAGCCAATGCGTTTCGTGCTTCGTAA
- a CDS encoding SurA N-terminal domain-containing protein, with translation MGIRLLIVLLMIAGTANAAPIGIAAIVNDDVITSLDVKERRDLVIASSGIKASPQVIKRLTPQIVQTLISERLQMQEAKRLSIVITKKEIDAAITAIETQRGKPKGSLAKFLKEKGVAPRQLRQQIEAQLAWGKVVTRKLRRNVAVTEEEILRTQQAQATLGEEQLRIAAISLPINKPQDEPQVSALAKELQKQLDAGADFNAIASQLSSNPNVELNPSVWVPERALEPSLVQALRSLKPGDKTPPLRSLNSYQIIQLLDRQTVKPVAAETEVALKEILLPVAQEKVDVREIDAMMEIAREVRKNPGTCNESVVAGIEGVDPNTIKVNYVRTRLGDMAPALRIMVERLAVTEVSEPFATKEAVRMLMLCEKIELPTELPDREKVRQQLFGQKLELEAEKHLRNLRRDAFIDIK, from the coding sequence GTGGGGATTAGACTGCTCATAGTCCTGTTGATGATTGCTGGTACGGCCAATGCTGCGCCGATTGGTATTGCTGCCATCGTCAATGACGATGTCATTACCTCGCTTGATGTGAAAGAACGCCGCGACCTTGTCATCGCCAGCTCGGGCATTAAAGCGTCGCCACAAGTCATCAAGCGACTTACTCCGCAAATCGTGCAGACCCTGATCAGCGAGCGCCTGCAAATGCAAGAGGCAAAGCGTTTATCGATCGTTATTACCAAAAAAGAAATTGATGCGGCGATAACGGCGATTGAAACCCAACGTGGAAAGCCCAAAGGCAGCCTTGCGAAATTTCTCAAAGAAAAGGGCGTGGCGCCACGCCAACTTCGCCAGCAAATCGAAGCACAGCTTGCATGGGGAAAAGTGGTGACGCGTAAATTGCGCCGCAATGTCGCCGTAACCGAAGAAGAGATTTTGCGTACACAGCAAGCACAAGCAACGTTGGGTGAAGAGCAATTACGCATCGCAGCGATTTCGTTGCCCATCAACAAGCCACAAGACGAACCGCAAGTTTCCGCATTAGCCAAAGAATTACAAAAGCAATTGGACGCAGGGGCAGATTTTAACGCGATTGCTTCACAGCTTTCGAGCAATCCGAATGTCGAACTCAACCCTTCTGTCTGGGTGCCTGAGCGCGCGTTGGAACCATCACTCGTACAGGCGCTGCGTAGCCTTAAGCCAGGCGATAAAACCCCGCCACTGAGAAGCTTGAATAGCTACCAGATTATTCAACTGCTAGACCGCCAGACAGTGAAGCCCGTAGCGGCAGAAACGGAAGTGGCATTGAAAGAGATTTTATTGCCTGTCGCGCAGGAGAAAGTCGATGTTCGCGAAATCGACGCGATGATGGAGATCGCCCGCGAAGTGCGCAAAAATCCTGGCACCTGTAATGAGTCCGTCGTTGCGGGCATTGAAGGCGTTGATCCCAACACGATTAAAGTGAATTACGTTCGCACGCGCTTGGGCGATATGGCGCCCGCGCTGCGCATTATGGTGGAGCGACTGGCGGTCACTGAAGTGAGCGAACCATTTGCAACCAAAGAAGCCGTGCGCATGCTGATGCTTTGCGAGAAAATCGAATTGCCTACCGAGTTGCCAGATCGCGAGAAAGTGCGCCAACAGCTCTTTGGTCAGAAGCTTGAGCTTGAAGCAGAAAAGCATCTACGCAATTTGCGCCGTGATGCGTTTATCGACATCAAATGA
- a CDS encoding LPS-assembly protein LptD, with protein sequence MSHDYGIVSKARQAAFAALMLLGAHAAQAQNLTPAGDQPVLMEALEMGYDQKNAIVIARGNVEVVQGDYLLVADKIVYYQNQNLVRAEGNVSVLQPTGDVFFANNVELTDYLKAGVIQNFRARMADNSVMAANTAVRENEYVTKLKKAAYTPCNLCEDAAPFWQLKADDVKIDEIDERVTYGDARMEMFGVPVFYTPWLKHPTPDAGAKSGFLVPEYSTGANLGTTVKVPYYWRLAPDKEITLTPWYMAEEGPLLHGFYEQLTDDGQFTVDFSGSFPEGRDTAGKPSGGNEFRGHVFAKGSEAFADHWRYGFDINRASDDTYLRRYGFGVDETLYSRVYVEGAQRRNYGLAQGLSIQGLRATDSSKNTPLVLPTIEGYYETDPFASGLKLHAFANAQSLTRDIGADQHRVSMTVGGDIPYVSDGGHVFKVTGNVRTDAYSVKDVSINNNTTQFDGSKTRVIPQAAVEWRYPLIRRVEDASLVVEPIVLAVAQPSGGNPQEINNEDNSLIELSDTNLFSLNRMPGLDTIDSGPRLAYGLRSQYLFADGKSLEMLLGQNYNVDDTPFPNSTTAGENFSDYIGRLALDIDPFRVTYRFALNENSLSPNRSEVGLDFYQDWLTLSMAYLSLDNNRYITDSEELYGSATANVYGGWSVFGGLRRDIILDQMIATNAGLVYRNECFNVSMEMLKSFTRDRDIEPATTFMLRVGFKNLGEFGGD encoded by the coding sequence CGGCACAGGCGCAGAACCTTACGCCCGCAGGCGACCAGCCTGTGCTCATGGAAGCGCTAGAGATGGGCTATGATCAGAAAAACGCCATCGTCATCGCACGCGGTAATGTGGAAGTAGTGCAGGGCGACTATCTGCTGGTGGCCGACAAGATCGTGTATTACCAAAACCAAAATCTCGTTCGCGCAGAGGGCAACGTCAGTGTCTTGCAACCAACGGGTGACGTGTTTTTCGCTAATAACGTTGAGCTCACGGATTATCTGAAAGCGGGAGTCATTCAAAATTTCCGCGCCCGCATGGCCGATAATTCGGTGATGGCTGCCAATACCGCCGTCCGCGAAAATGAATATGTAACAAAGCTCAAGAAAGCGGCCTATACACCATGTAATCTCTGCGAAGATGCAGCGCCCTTCTGGCAACTCAAAGCAGACGATGTGAAAATAGATGAAATTGATGAGCGTGTAACCTATGGCGATGCGCGCATGGAAATGTTCGGTGTGCCCGTGTTCTACACGCCATGGCTAAAGCACCCAACACCAGATGCAGGTGCAAAAAGTGGATTCTTGGTGCCAGAATATTCAACAGGCGCGAATTTAGGAACAACCGTAAAAGTGCCGTACTACTGGCGTTTGGCTCCCGATAAAGAAATAACACTGACCCCATGGTACATGGCGGAAGAAGGGCCGCTACTTCACGGATTTTATGAGCAACTAACCGACGATGGCCAGTTCACGGTTGATTTTAGCGGCAGCTTCCCTGAAGGCCGCGATACTGCGGGCAAGCCTTCAGGTGGTAATGAATTCCGAGGGCATGTGTTTGCCAAAGGCAGCGAAGCATTTGCAGATCATTGGCGTTACGGGTTTGATATTAACCGCGCGAGTGATGACACGTACTTACGCCGCTATGGATTTGGTGTGGATGAAACGCTTTATTCGCGCGTCTATGTCGAAGGGGCACAACGTCGCAATTATGGATTGGCACAGGGTCTTTCCATTCAAGGGCTACGCGCGACAGATAGCTCGAAGAACACGCCGCTCGTCTTACCAACGATTGAGGGATATTATGAAACTGACCCGTTTGCCAGTGGCCTCAAGCTTCATGCGTTTGCGAATGCACAATCCCTGACGCGTGACATCGGCGCAGATCAACATCGCGTATCAATGACAGTGGGTGGTGACATTCCCTATGTTAGCGATGGTGGGCATGTGTTCAAGGTCACCGGCAATGTCCGTACCGATGCCTATTCGGTAAAAGACGTATCCATCAACAATAATACGACGCAATTTGATGGCTCAAAAACACGGGTGATTCCGCAAGCGGCTGTTGAATGGCGCTACCCTCTCATCCGTCGCGTAGAGGATGCAAGCTTGGTGGTAGAGCCGATTGTCTTGGCGGTGGCACAACCTAGTGGCGGTAACCCACAGGAAATCAATAACGAAGATAATAGCCTGATCGAATTGAGTGACACGAACCTGTTCAGCCTCAACCGCATGCCAGGCCTTGATACGATTGATAGCGGCCCGCGCTTGGCGTACGGATTGCGCAGCCAATATCTGTTCGCCGATGGTAAAAGTCTCGAAATGCTATTGGGCCAGAACTACAACGTAGACGACACGCCATTCCCCAACTCGACAACGGCGGGGGAGAACTTCTCCGACTATATTGGTCGGTTGGCGCTGGATATCGACCCGTTCCGCGTCACTTATCGCTTTGCACTTAACGAAAACAGCCTTTCCCCCAACCGAAGCGAAGTGGGATTGGACTTCTACCAAGACTGGCTAACGCTCTCCATGGCCTACCTATCGCTGGATAATAACCGTTATATTACCGACTCCGAGGAGTTATACGGCTCTGCAACCGCGAATGTTTATGGTGGTTGGAGTGTCTTTGGTGGATTACGCCGCGATATCATCCTCGACCAAATGATTGCGACGAATGCTGGTCTGGTGTATCGCAACGAATGTTTCAATGTATCCATGGAAATGCTTAAGAGCTTTACGCGTGACCGTGATATTGAACCTGCTACAACCTTTATGTTGCGCGTTGGGTTCAAGAATTTGGGAGAATTTGGTGGGGATTAG